Proteins encoded in a region of the Pseudomonas denitrificans (nom. rej.) genome:
- a CDS encoding NAD-dependent succinate-semialdehyde dehydrogenase codes for MSELLKTGHYIDGQWVKGGATYPVRNPATGALIADVARGGAEETNAAIAAAERSLPAWRALTAKERSARIRRWGELMLQRQDDLARLLSTEQGKPLAEAKGEVAYAASFLEWFAEEAKRVYGDVIPSHKGDARIVVIKQAIGVVAAITPWNFPLAMVTRKVGPALAAGCTMILKPSEETPLSAFALAVLAEQAGIPPGVFNIVSGDAPAIGGALQASGAVRKLSFTGSTRTGKLLMRQAAETLKKVSLELGGNAPFIVFDDADIEAAVRGAMASKFRNTGQTCVCVNRFYIQDGVYDAFVSRLTQAVLAMRVGNALEGETEQGPLINEAALAKVEQHVGDALEKGAKLLCGGRRHALGGTFFEPTVLAEASPKMLIASEETFGPVAACFRFRDESEVLSLANDTPYGLSAYFYSRDIGRVWRMAEGLEAGMVGINEGIISTEVAPFGGIKESGLGREGSRYGIEDYVEIKYLLMGGLSA; via the coding sequence ATGAGCGAGTTGCTGAAGACCGGCCATTACATCGACGGCCAATGGGTGAAGGGTGGCGCGACCTACCCGGTGCGCAACCCGGCCACCGGCGCGCTGATCGCAGACGTTGCCCGCGGTGGCGCAGAAGAAACCAATGCAGCCATCGCCGCCGCCGAACGCTCATTGCCGGCCTGGCGCGCGTTGACTGCCAAGGAACGCAGCGCGCGCATCCGCCGCTGGGGTGAGCTGATGCTGCAGCGCCAGGACGACCTGGCGCGTCTGCTCAGCACCGAGCAGGGCAAGCCGCTGGCCGAGGCCAAGGGCGAAGTAGCCTATGCGGCGAGCTTCCTCGAGTGGTTCGCCGAGGAAGCCAAACGTGTCTACGGCGACGTGATCCCTTCGCACAAGGGTGATGCGCGCATCGTGGTCATCAAGCAGGCGATCGGCGTGGTTGCGGCGATCACTCCGTGGAACTTCCCGCTGGCGATGGTCACCCGCAAGGTCGGTCCGGCGTTGGCCGCCGGCTGCACGATGATTCTCAAGCCTTCGGAAGAAACCCCGCTGTCGGCCTTCGCCCTCGCGGTGCTGGCGGAACAAGCGGGCATCCCGCCGGGCGTGTTCAACATCGTTTCTGGCGACGCCCCGGCCATCGGCGGCGCGCTGCAGGCATCGGGGGCGGTGCGCAAACTGTCGTTCACCGGCTCAACCCGCACCGGCAAACTGCTGATGCGCCAGGCGGCGGAGACACTGAAGAAGGTCTCGCTGGAGCTGGGCGGCAACGCCCCCTTCATCGTCTTCGATGACGCCGATATCGAGGCCGCCGTGCGCGGCGCCATGGCCTCGAAGTTCCGCAACACCGGGCAGACCTGCGTGTGCGTGAACCGCTTCTACATCCAGGACGGCGTGTACGACGCTTTCGTTTCGCGCCTTACCCAAGCGGTGCTCGCCATGCGCGTGGGCAATGCACTGGAGGGCGAAACCGAGCAGGGCCCGCTGATCAACGAAGCAGCGCTGGCCAAGGTCGAGCAGCACGTCGGCGATGCGTTGGAGAAGGGCGCGAAGCTGCTCTGCGGTGGCCGTCGCCATGCGCTGGGCGGCACCTTCTTCGAGCCGACGGTGCTGGCCGAAGCGAGTCCGAAAATGCTGATTGCCAGTGAGGAAACCTTCGGCCCTGTAGCGGCCTGTTTCCGATTCCGCGACGAGTCTGAAGTCCTGAGTCTGGCGAACGATACGCCCTACGGACTTTCCGCCTATTTCTACAGCCGCGACATCGGCCGCGTCTGGCGCATGGCCGAGGGCCTGGAGGCCGGCATGGTCGGCATCAACGAAGGAATCATCTCCACCGAAGTGGCGCCTTTTGGCGGCATCAAGGAATCGGGCCTGGGCCGCGAAGGTTCCAGGTACGGCATCGAGGACTATGTGGAGATCAAGTACCTGCTCATGGGCGGCTTGTCCGCCTGA
- a CDS encoding GNAT family acetyltransferase, translating into MDIRLLSGDALRPFIDDLARLRITVFREYPYLYDGSPEYEAGYLDSHVRSAWSLCVLVIDEGRVVGASTGLPLLDESEALQQPFLVQGWNPERIFYFGESVVLPEYRSADLDLRFFEERERFARSLDRFDWCAFCALRRPPEHCARPASYRSPDAFWLQRGFTPQPSLQTEYHWRDIGEQRETAKSMMFWLKDLS; encoded by the coding sequence CTGGATATCCGTCTGCTCAGCGGCGATGCCCTTCGCCCGTTCATCGATGATCTGGCGCGACTGCGCATTACCGTGTTCCGCGAGTATCCGTACCTCTACGACGGCAGCCCGGAGTACGAAGCCGGATACCTCGACAGCCACGTGCGCTCCGCCTGGAGCCTGTGCGTGCTGGTGATCGATGAGGGCAGGGTGGTGGGGGCCTCGACCGGGCTGCCGTTGCTGGACGAGTCCGAGGCTTTGCAGCAGCCATTCCTGGTGCAGGGCTGGAACCCGGAACGAATCTTCTATTTTGGCGAGTCCGTGGTTCTGCCGGAGTACCGCAGCGCCGATCTCGACCTGCGCTTCTTCGAGGAACGCGAGCGCTTTGCGCGTAGCCTGGATCGCTTCGACTGGTGTGCCTTCTGCGCCCTTCGGCGGCCGCCGGAGCATTGCGCGCGACCTGCCAGCTACCGCTCGCCGGACGCCTTCTGGCTGCAGCGGGGCTTCACTCCGCAACCCTCCCTGCAGACCGAATACCACTGGCGGGATATCGGCGAGCAACGGGAGACGGCCAAGTCGATGATGTTCTGGCTCAAGGACCTGAGCTGA
- a CDS encoding efflux RND transporter periplasmic adaptor subunit, which produces MAAPVAVTTVVAKPASLPASMTFVGQTQSPQAVDIHARVDGFLLRRNYNEGSVVKAGDLLFEIDHAPFQAQLDSARAQYDAQKASYERAKANLDRVLPLAAEKALSPKDRDDAIGTAKSAEASMEAALAQVRTQELNLSYTYVRSPVDGISDYAHVNDGTYVNVSNSLLTSVSTLDPMRVVMSVSEEQFLAIRDLRDSGRLVLPADGRLEADLQMSDGSRYPATGVVTFASSTFNQQTGTFMVRADFANPKGNLRPGQFVRITLKGANYANAIQLPQRAVMHGPKGDFVYVVNGDKAEERPVQMAEPSGEFWRVEKGLKGDEQVVVDGAGKLMPGAPLKITGDAPAGSFGPASPKAE; this is translated from the coding sequence GTGGCCGCTCCAGTCGCTGTCACGACCGTCGTGGCGAAGCCGGCCAGCCTGCCGGCGAGCATGACCTTCGTCGGGCAGACCCAGAGTCCGCAGGCGGTGGACATCCATGCGCGGGTCGATGGTTTCCTGCTCAGGCGCAACTACAACGAAGGCAGTGTAGTGAAGGCCGGCGACCTGCTTTTCGAGATTGACCACGCACCGTTCCAGGCCCAGCTCGATTCGGCCAGGGCGCAGTACGACGCGCAGAAGGCCAGCTACGAACGCGCCAAGGCCAACCTGGACCGCGTGCTGCCGCTGGCGGCGGAAAAGGCCCTGAGCCCGAAGGACCGCGACGATGCCATCGGCACGGCCAAGTCCGCCGAGGCCTCCATGGAGGCGGCGCTGGCCCAGGTCAGGACCCAGGAGCTGAACCTCTCCTACACCTACGTGCGCTCCCCGGTCGATGGCATCAGCGACTACGCCCACGTCAACGACGGGACCTACGTCAACGTCAGCAACAGCCTGCTGACCTCGGTGTCCACGCTGGACCCGATGCGCGTGGTGATGAGCGTGAGCGAAGAACAGTTCCTCGCCATCCGCGACCTGCGCGACAGCGGCCGCCTGGTGTTGCCGGCCGACGGGCGCCTCGAGGCTGACCTGCAGATGTCGGACGGCTCGCGCTATCCGGCAACCGGCGTGGTGACCTTCGCCTCTTCCACCTTCAACCAGCAGACCGGCACCTTCATGGTCCGTGCCGACTTCGCCAATCCCAAGGGCAATCTGCGCCCCGGCCAGTTCGTGCGCATCACCCTGAAAGGCGCGAACTATGCCAATGCCATCCAGCTGCCGCAGCGTGCGGTCATGCACGGGCCCAAGGGCGACTTTGTCTACGTGGTCAACGGCGACAAGGCCGAGGAGCGCCCCGTGCAGATGGCCGAGCCATCCGGGGAGTTCTGGCGGGTCGAGAAGGGGCTCAAGGGCGACGAACAGGTGGTGGTCGACGGCGCCGGGAAGCTCATGCCCGGCGCCCCCCTGAAGATCACCGGCGACGCGCCGGCCGGAAGTTTCGGCCCAGCGTCCCCGAAGGCAGAGTGA
- a CDS encoding acyltransferase family protein yields the protein MGLYVVIYHTLHSYPAEQKFAGLDDLTALGFFATSTFFVLSGFLLCHVYVTDGQLRESPRSFFTKRLSNLYPLHIFSILLTITVLLVVSGLGIGPDLDQATPRFVIYDTNEAIGRLQPELFHHWMSDRELLFNSILQLTMLQAWNPYYLTFNAPLWSLSTLFFFYLCFPFVAPRLARLQNKWRWLLALWGLYLIPPILVVASEQYGMPWTGLLHRNPLLRLPEFLSGILAYGLFREYKDAGRLPGRGILVAMGAFVLANFLVADYLYTHGAKYWYFLLHNGLLLPAQLVLVYMSALPRDPQSSLIRHWSPRLGAASLSLFALHVPLFTLFSRTEKLIRAPGDCLADWAFCVEAATHQQLSLWLYPLFLLFMVTSCVLVQERCVVPVRKWLVRHLLPTPPAPPATRRRVVTES from the coding sequence ATGGGCCTCTACGTGGTGATCTATCACACGCTGCACAGCTACCCGGCGGAGCAGAAGTTCGCCGGCCTCGATGACCTCACCGCGTTGGGCTTCTTCGCCACCAGCACCTTCTTCGTGCTCTCCGGCTTCCTGCTCTGCCACGTCTACGTCACCGACGGGCAGCTGCGCGAGAGCCCGCGCAGCTTCTTCACCAAGCGCCTGTCCAACCTCTACCCGCTGCACATCTTCTCGATCCTGCTGACCATCACCGTGCTGCTGGTGGTGAGCGGGCTGGGCATCGGCCCGGACCTCGATCAGGCGACACCGCGCTTCGTCATCTACGACACCAACGAGGCCATCGGTCGGCTGCAGCCGGAGCTGTTCCACCACTGGATGAGCGATCGCGAGCTGCTGTTCAACAGCATCCTCCAGCTCACCATGCTGCAGGCCTGGAACCCGTATTACCTGACCTTCAACGCGCCGCTCTGGTCGCTGTCGACGCTGTTCTTCTTCTACCTCTGCTTCCCCTTCGTCGCACCGCGCCTGGCGCGCCTGCAGAACAAGTGGCGCTGGTTGCTGGCGCTGTGGGGGCTCTACCTGATTCCGCCGATCCTGGTGGTCGCCAGCGAGCAGTACGGCATGCCCTGGACCGGCCTGCTGCACCGCAACCCGCTGCTGCGTTTGCCGGAGTTCCTCAGCGGCATCCTCGCCTACGGGCTGTTCCGCGAGTACAAGGACGCCGGCCGCCTGCCGGGGCGCGGGATACTGGTGGCGATGGGCGCTTTCGTGCTGGCCAATTTCCTCGTCGCCGATTACCTCTACACCCACGGCGCCAAGTACTGGTACTTCCTGCTGCATAACGGCCTGCTGCTGCCGGCGCAGTTGGTGCTGGTCTACATGAGTGCCCTGCCGCGCGATCCGCAGAGCAGCTTGATCCGCCACTGGTCGCCGAGACTGGGGGCTGCATCGTTGTCGCTGTTCGCCCTGCATGTGCCGCTGTTCACCCTGTTCTCGCGCACCGAGAAGCTGATCCGCGCGCCGGGCGACTGCCTCGCCGACTGGGCCTTCTGCGTCGAGGCGGCGACCCACCAGCAGCTGTCGCTGTGGCTGTATCCGCTGTTCCTGCTGTTCATGGTCACCAGTTGCGTGCTGGTGCAGGAGCGCTGCGTAGTGCCGGTGCGCAAATGGCTGGTGCGCCACCTGTTGCCGACGCCGCCCGCACCGCCAGCCACGCGGCGACGGGTGGTGACCGAGTCCTGA
- a CDS encoding DUF2846 domain-containing protein, which translates to MLRVALCAFLLMLAGCSSPGAFFGAVDGPPFGALPADAQQATVYIYRPQNQWSDEELEAPGLFINNELIGSLPSNGYFVLSFAPGSYPLQMRRPLLGSFWTFFAGGSLDFTLIAGFTLEARAGEVYYLRYDETHTPPKYEHTAGQGAGPLQLVGKELGSREIPATRQVQEPVSIAASGKEVEGPGFFERIGL; encoded by the coding sequence ATGCTCCGAGTGGCCCTGTGCGCCTTTCTCCTGATGCTCGCCGGTTGCAGCTCGCCCGGTGCGTTCTTCGGCGCGGTCGACGGGCCGCCGTTCGGCGCGCTGCCTGCGGATGCGCAGCAGGCCACGGTGTACATCTACCGGCCGCAGAACCAGTGGTCCGACGAGGAGCTGGAAGCGCCCGGCCTGTTCATCAACAACGAGCTGATCGGCAGCCTGCCGAGCAATGGCTACTTCGTCCTGAGCTTCGCCCCCGGCAGTTATCCGCTGCAGATGCGGCGCCCGCTGCTGGGCAGCTTCTGGACCTTCTTCGCCGGCGGCAGCCTGGACTTCACCCTGATCGCCGGCTTCACCCTGGAAGCCCGCGCTGGCGAGGTCTACTACCTGCGCTACGACGAAACCCACACGCCGCCCAAGTACGAGCACACCGCCGGCCAGGGCGCCGGCCCGCTGCAACTGGTGGGCAAGGAGCTGGGATCGCGGGAAATCCCCGCCACGCGGCAGGTCCAGGAACCGGTGAGCATCGCCGCCAGCGGCAAGGAAGTCGAAGGACCGGGCTTCTTCGAACGCATCGGGCTCTGA
- a CDS encoding Orn/Lys/Arg decarboxylase N-terminal domain-containing protein produces the protein MSESATKNTLDVVVLMVHEGLEQPTSAGRAARALVQDLQRRGVTVLLAASANDACAVIESNPALQCLLLNWELPGGALSVLQTLRQRHAQLPAFLMASRGDAASIDLQALRLSDDFIWLLEDTTDFIGGRIIAAVERYRDAVLPPMFKALMKFSRVYEYSWHTPGHTGGTGFLKSPAGRAFFDFFGEELLRSDLSISVGDLGSLLDHSGPIGDSERYAARVFGAHRSYHVTNGSSTSNRVILMASVTRDQIALCDRNCHKSAEHAMTMSGAIPTYLVPSRNHLGLIGPILPERLTPVAVKRHIAENALAHPGIDPTPRHAIITNSTYDGLCYNVARVEELLGQSVDRLHFDEAWYGYARFNPIYRQRHAMHGDPAEHTADRPTVFATQSTHKLLAALSQASFIHVRDGRNPVEHARFNESFMMHASTSPQYAIIASNDVSAAMMDGQGGVALTTDAIREAVAFRRLLARLNNDFAEQGDWFFDAWQPDEVRDPRTGRKVSFFEADEELLVSDPQCWTLAPGAQWHGFGEIEDGYCMLDPIKVSVVTPGVAPNGGLMPVGIPAAVLTTYLAQQGIVVEKTTDFTLLFLFSIGVTKGKWGTLVNALLGFKRDYDCNLPLSRALPQLVASWPERYGDIGLKDLCDRMFESMAELQTTTLMGQAFSLLPEPRLTPTAAYEQLVKNNIEQLTLEDMSDRTVATGVVPYPPGIPLLMPGENAGPGNGPVLGYLKALEAFDRRFPGFTHDTHGVEVEDGFYRIACLKN, from the coding sequence ATGTCTGAGTCCGCTACCAAGAACACGCTGGATGTCGTGGTGCTGATGGTCCACGAGGGGCTGGAGCAGCCCACGTCTGCAGGTCGAGCCGCGCGTGCGCTGGTCCAGGATCTGCAGCGTCGCGGTGTGACTGTGCTGCTCGCTGCGAGCGCCAACGACGCCTGCGCGGTGATCGAGTCCAACCCCGCTCTGCAATGCCTGCTGCTGAACTGGGAGTTGCCCGGCGGTGCGCTGTCGGTTCTGCAGACGCTTCGCCAGCGCCACGCGCAACTGCCAGCCTTCCTCATGGCGTCGCGCGGTGATGCGGCGTCCATCGATCTGCAGGCACTGCGCCTGTCGGACGATTTCATCTGGCTGCTGGAAGACACCACCGACTTCATCGGCGGTCGCATCATCGCGGCCGTCGAGCGTTATCGCGACGCGGTGCTGCCGCCGATGTTCAAGGCGCTGATGAAGTTCTCCCGCGTCTACGAATATTCCTGGCATACGCCGGGCCATACTGGCGGCACGGGCTTCCTCAAGTCGCCGGCCGGGCGAGCCTTCTTCGACTTCTTCGGCGAGGAGCTGCTGCGCTCGGACCTGTCGATCTCCGTCGGCGACCTGGGTTCGCTGCTCGATCACAGCGGTCCCATCGGTGACAGCGAGCGCTATGCTGCGCGGGTGTTCGGTGCCCATCGCAGCTACCACGTCACCAACGGCTCCTCGACGTCCAACCGGGTCATCCTGATGGCCAGCGTCACCCGCGACCAGATCGCCCTGTGCGACCGCAACTGCCACAAGTCCGCGGAACATGCGATGACCATGTCGGGGGCGATTCCCACCTACCTGGTGCCCTCACGCAACCACCTTGGCCTGATCGGCCCGATACTGCCCGAACGGCTGACGCCCGTGGCGGTGAAGCGCCATATTGCCGAAAACGCGCTGGCACATCCGGGGATCGATCCCACGCCACGCCACGCGATCATCACCAACTCCACCTACGACGGCCTCTGCTACAACGTGGCAAGGGTCGAAGAGCTGCTCGGGCAGAGTGTCGACCGCCTGCACTTCGACGAGGCCTGGTACGGCTACGCGCGCTTCAATCCCATCTACCGCCAGCGCCACGCCATGCACGGCGACCCGGCCGAGCACACGGCGGACCGCCCCACGGTGTTCGCCACCCAATCCACCCACAAGCTGTTGGCGGCCTTGTCCCAGGCCTCGTTCATTCACGTGCGCGATGGGCGCAATCCGGTGGAGCACGCGCGCTTCAACGAGTCGTTCATGATGCATGCGTCCACCTCGCCGCAGTACGCGATCATCGCCTCCAACGATGTATCGGCGGCCATGATGGACGGGCAGGGCGGGGTGGCGCTGACCACCGACGCCATCCGCGAGGCGGTGGCCTTCCGCCGCCTGCTGGCGCGCCTGAACAATGACTTCGCCGAGCAGGGCGACTGGTTCTTCGATGCCTGGCAGCCCGACGAGGTGCGCGACCCGAGAACCGGCCGCAAGGTGTCGTTCTTCGAGGCGGACGAGGAGCTTCTGGTCAGCGACCCGCAGTGCTGGACCCTGGCGCCGGGAGCGCAGTGGCACGGCTTCGGCGAGATCGAGGACGGCTACTGCATGCTCGATCCGATCAAGGTCTCGGTGGTGACGCCCGGTGTCGCGCCCAATGGCGGGTTGATGCCGGTCGGCATCCCCGCGGCGGTCCTCACCACCTACCTGGCGCAACAGGGCATAGTGGTGGAGAAGACCACCGACTTCACCCTGCTGTTCCTCTTCTCCATCGGTGTGACCAAGGGCAAGTGGGGCACGCTGGTGAACGCGCTGCTGGGCTTCAAGCGCGATTACGACTGCAACCTCCCGCTGTCGCGCGCGCTGCCGCAGCTGGTCGCGAGCTGGCCGGAGCGCTACGGCGACATCGGACTCAAGGACCTCTGCGACCGGATGTTCGAAAGCATGGCCGAACTGCAGACCACCACCCTCATGGGCCAGGCCTTCTCGTTGCTGCCCGAGCCGCGACTGACGCCAACTGCCGCCTACGAGCAACTGGTGAAGAACAACATCGAACAGCTGACGCTGGAGGATATGAGTGATCGCACCGTGGCGACTGGCGTGGTGCCCTATCCGCCGGGCATTCCGCTGTTGATGCCGGGTGAGAATGCCGGTCCGGGCAATGGTCCTGTACTGGGTTACCTGAAGGCACTGGAAGCCTTCGACCGGCGTTTCCCAGGCTTCACCCACGATACCCACGGCGTCGAGGTAGAGGACGGTTTCTATCGTATCGCCTGCCTCAAGAACTGA
- a CDS encoding aldo/keto reductase gives MQYIRLGNSGLQVSKLCLGTMNMGTPDWKPWIFDEAKSEPIVKHALDAGVNFIDLADFYSAGVGEEVVCRILKRLVRREDVVITTKVGYGTRPGINASGHSRKHIMDGIDASLKRMGMDYVDIYMLHFYDVNTPVEEVMGALNDIVRAGKARYIGVSTMLTGQLAKILMACERNGWVKPINMQLQLNCAYREEEREMIPFCRDQGLGVSVFSPLARGLLTGDVSSTRNQTDFFTQQMYADDASFEIARSVQRVAQRRGVSNAQIAQAWVLQHSGVDCMLVGADTTAQFDSALAALETRLDDEEIFELERNYTPCDVINDYSAGKRILRVARPMREAFALTEAVA, from the coding sequence ATGCAATACATCCGTCTCGGCAACTCCGGCCTGCAGGTTTCCAAGCTGTGCCTGGGCACCATGAACATGGGCACCCCGGACTGGAAACCGTGGATCTTCGATGAGGCCAAAAGCGAGCCGATCGTGAAGCACGCGCTGGATGCCGGCGTGAACTTCATCGACCTCGCCGACTTCTATTCGGCCGGTGTCGGCGAGGAAGTGGTCTGCCGCATCCTCAAGCGCCTGGTGCGTCGCGAGGACGTGGTGATCACCACCAAGGTCGGCTACGGCACCCGTCCCGGCATCAACGCCAGCGGGCATTCGCGCAAGCACATCATGGATGGCATCGACGCCTCCCTGAAGCGCATGGGCATGGATTACGTCGACATCTACATGCTGCACTTCTACGACGTGAACACCCCGGTGGAAGAGGTGATGGGCGCGCTGAACGATATCGTCCGCGCCGGCAAGGCCCGCTACATCGGCGTGTCCACCATGCTCACCGGCCAGCTGGCGAAGATCCTCATGGCCTGCGAGCGCAATGGCTGGGTCAAGCCGATCAACATGCAGCTGCAGCTCAACTGCGCCTACCGCGAGGAAGAACGCGAGATGATCCCGTTCTGCCGCGACCAGGGCCTCGGCGTCTCGGTGTTCAGCCCGCTGGCGCGGGGACTGCTGACCGGCGACGTGAGCTCCACGCGTAACCAGACCGACTTCTTCACCCAGCAGATGTATGCCGACGACGCCTCCTTCGAGATCGCCCGTTCGGTGCAGCGCGTTGCCCAGCGGCGCGGAGTGTCCAATGCGCAGATCGCCCAGGCCTGGGTCCTGCAGCATTCGGGAGTGGATTGCATGCTGGTCGGCGCTGACACCACCGCGCAGTTCGACAGTGCGCTGGCTGCACTGGAGACTCGCCTGGATGATGAGGAAATCTTCGAGCTGGAGCGCAACTACACGCCCTGCGATGTGATCAACGACTACAGCGCCGGCAAGCGCATCCTGCGGGTCGCCCGCCCCATGCGCGAAGCCTTCGCGCTGACGGAGGCGGTGGCATGA
- the adiC gene encoding arginine/agmatine antiporter, giving the protein MEQADSNKIGVVAATLMVAGNMMGSGVFMLPANLATTGGIALYGWFITIVGAVSLALVFAKLSAIDPAAGGPYAYTKKSFGSYMGYQTNLIYWLANVVGNVGLAVAGLGYLSHFFPSLKDPLVSAMAQIAVIWFFTYANILGPSVVGKLQSFTTVFALFPIIGMALLGWFWFSGDIYKAGWNVSGKSGFEAVGSTLNYTLWAFIGVESASVSAGVVRDPARNVPIATVGGVLIAAVCYVLSSTAIMGMIPNKDLLASSAPFADAARLALGDTAANVVALCAAIGCLGSLAGWTLLVGQTAKAAADDGLFGKIFAKVNAKGVPSAGLAIVAAIMSIQVLATMSPTASQQFGKIASIAVIMTLLPYIYSAIAIKVMGYQKMPARQYGFYTFVGIIAAIYSLWAMVGSDGEQTRWSLIFVVSTIIFYELSINSMRTVEETGVHPGGVSPGWIRFGTLALTIIALVAMFWVSVGRHDNLNLRPRVPQPAAAAVTVPAAPAAVVPAPN; this is encoded by the coding sequence ATGGAACAGGCCGACAGCAACAAGATCGGGGTGGTGGCGGCCACCCTGATGGTGGCAGGCAACATGATGGGTTCGGGCGTATTCATGCTCCCGGCCAACCTCGCCACCACCGGCGGCATTGCCCTCTACGGGTGGTTCATCACCATCGTCGGCGCCGTGTCGCTGGCGTTGGTCTTCGCCAAACTGTCGGCGATCGACCCGGCAGCGGGCGGCCCCTACGCCTACACCAAGAAGTCCTTCGGCAGCTACATGGGCTACCAGACCAACCTGATCTACTGGTTGGCCAACGTGGTAGGCAACGTCGGCCTGGCGGTGGCCGGCCTGGGCTACCTGTCGCACTTCTTCCCCAGCCTGAAGGACCCGCTGGTCTCCGCCATGGCGCAGATCGCGGTGATCTGGTTCTTCACCTACGCCAACATCCTCGGCCCGTCGGTGGTCGGCAAGCTGCAGTCCTTCACCACCGTGTTCGCCCTGTTCCCGATCATCGGCATGGCGCTGCTGGGCTGGTTCTGGTTCAGCGGCGACATCTACAAGGCCGGCTGGAACGTCTCCGGCAAGAGCGGCTTCGAGGCGGTCGGCTCGACGCTGAACTACACGCTGTGGGCCTTCATCGGTGTCGAGAGCGCCTCGGTGTCGGCAGGTGTGGTGCGTGACCCGGCGCGCAACGTGCCGATCGCCACCGTGGGCGGGGTGCTGATCGCAGCGGTCTGCTACGTCCTCAGCTCCACCGCGATCATGGGCATGATTCCGAACAAGGACCTGCTCGCCTCCAGCGCCCCCTTCGCGGATGCCGCGCGCCTGGCGCTGGGTGATACCGCCGCCAACGTCGTGGCCCTCTGCGCGGCGATCGGCTGCCTCGGCTCGCTGGCCGGCTGGACGCTGCTCGTTGGGCAGACCGCCAAGGCGGCGGCGGACGACGGCCTGTTCGGCAAGATATTCGCCAAGGTCAATGCCAAGGGCGTGCCCTCGGCGGGGTTGGCCATTGTCGCGGCGATCATGAGCATCCAGGTGCTGGCGACCATGTCGCCCACCGCCAGCCAGCAGTTCGGCAAGATCGCCTCCATCGCGGTGATCATGACGTTGCTGCCATACATCTACTCGGCCATCGCCATCAAGGTGATGGGCTACCAGAAGATGCCGGCGCGGCAGTATGGCTTCTATACCTTCGTCGGCATCATCGCCGCGATCTACAGCCTCTGGGCGATGGTCGGCTCCGATGGCGAGCAGACGCGCTGGTCGCTGATCTTCGTGGTCTCCACGATCATCTTCTACGAGCTGTCGATCAACAGCATGCGCACCGTCGAGGAAACCGGCGTGCATCCGGGCGGCGTCTCGCCGGGCTGGATCCGCTTTGGCACCTTGGCACTGACCATCATCGCGCTGGTGGCGATGTTCTGGGTCTCGGTCGGCCGCCACGACAACCTCAACCTGCGGCCGCGGGTACCGCAACCCGCTGCCGCCGCAGTGACTGTGCCGGCTGCCCCCGCAGCCGTCGTCCCTGCCCCCAACTGA